A region of Paenibacillus thiaminolyticus DNA encodes the following proteins:
- a CDS encoding energy-coupling factor ABC transporter substrate-binding protein, whose protein sequence is MKKININLVLLLLVVILIVSPFILNRDAAYEGSDGEAEAAISELHPDYEPWFTPVYEPKSGEIESLLFTLQGCIGTGIIAYVIGVQRGKRKQEHADH, encoded by the coding sequence ATGAAAAAAATCAATATCAATCTCGTTCTCTTGCTGCTGGTCGTTATTTTAATCGTAAGTCCTTTTATCCTGAATCGAGATGCCGCGTATGAAGGATCGGACGGGGAGGCGGAAGCGGCGATCTCGGAACTCCATCCGGACTATGAACCGTGGTTCACTCCCGTATATGAGCCGAAGAGCGGCGAGATCGAGAGCTTGCTGTTCACGCTGCAGGGCTGTATCGGAACCGGGATTATCGCCTACGTCATCGGAGTGCAGCGCGGCAAGCGGAAGCAGGAACATGCTGACCATTGA
- a CDS encoding cobalt-factor II C(20)-methyltransferase, with the protein MAKFYGIGTGPGDSELLTMKAVHTLGKLDVLYTPEAKKGGASLALKIVAPYLPERLTVKQRHFPMTYNKEEKEQAWERIAAEIQADVLSGQNAGFITLGDPMVYSTYSYLLELLRAEIGTETIAGIPSFSYMASRVGWPLVMDEESLAVIPVTSGEEALHQALTGFDTIVLMKAASNMPLVLRLLEQHQLLDQAVLVSDASMASEKITFGLSQLHDDEKLSYFSTIIVKKER; encoded by the coding sequence ATGGCTAAGTTTTATGGCATCGGGACAGGTCCGGGAGACAGCGAGCTATTGACGATGAAAGCCGTTCATACGCTTGGGAAGCTGGATGTGCTCTATACGCCCGAAGCGAAGAAGGGCGGAGCCAGCCTCGCGCTGAAGATTGTGGCTCCGTATTTGCCGGAGAGACTGACGGTGAAGCAGCGCCATTTTCCCATGACCTACAACAAGGAGGAAAAGGAGCAGGCCTGGGAACGCATCGCGGCGGAGATTCAAGCGGATGTGCTATCGGGCCAAAATGCCGGCTTTATTACGCTCGGAGATCCGATGGTCTACAGCACGTACAGCTACTTGCTGGAGCTGCTGCGGGCGGAGATCGGGACGGAGACGATTGCAGGGATTCCCTCCTTCTCCTATATGGCTTCGCGTGTCGGCTGGCCGCTTGTCATGGATGAGGAATCGCTGGCGGTCATTCCGGTCACTTCCGGGGAGGAGGCGCTTCACCAGGCGCTGACCGGCTTTGACACGATTGTACTCATGAAGGCAGCCAGCAATATGCCGCTGGTGCTCCGGCTTCTGGAGCAGCACCAATTGCTGGATCAGGCGGTGCTTGTCAGCGATGCATCCATGGCTTCGGAAAAGATAACGTTTGGCTTGAGCCAACTGCATGACGATGAAAAGCTTTCTTATTTTTCTACGATTATTGTGAAAAAAGAAAGGTAG
- the cbiQ gene encoding cobalt ECF transporter T component CbiQ, with translation MLTIDKYAYHNRWIGVSPYIKTSGYMLLLILSLSGPAVLQAAICLLLVPLTMYVAKMKCGYYIKWFMLPFSFLLFSIISILISVSPSADGLLWKVQAGSLYLGISDATLQAAAQVLFRSTACLACTLFFVLTVPVQQLVKVMRTIHIPVLLIELMVLIYRFIFIFIEEAAAIRHAQQLRFGYHGLKNSYKSLAMLVNVLFQRVMLRYRDMSVVLDVKLFQGDFHV, from the coding sequence ATGCTGACCATTGATAAATATGCCTATCACAACCGCTGGATTGGCGTATCTCCCTACATCAAAACATCCGGGTATATGCTGCTGCTAATCCTGTCCTTGAGCGGTCCGGCGGTGTTGCAGGCTGCCATCTGTCTGCTGCTTGTTCCGCTAACCATGTATGTCGCCAAAATGAAGTGCGGCTACTATATAAAATGGTTTATGCTTCCGTTTTCTTTTTTACTGTTCAGCATCATCTCGATTCTCATATCCGTGTCGCCGTCTGCGGATGGACTGTTATGGAAGGTGCAGGCCGGTTCCTTGTATTTGGGCATTTCAGATGCGACCCTGCAAGCTGCTGCGCAAGTATTGTTCAGAAGCACGGCTTGTCTGGCCTGCACCCTCTTTTTTGTCTTAACGGTTCCGGTGCAGCAGCTGGTCAAGGTGATGAGAACGATCCATATTCCCGTTCTTCTCATCGAATTAATGGTTCTGATTTACCGTTTTATCTTTATTTTTATCGAAGAAGCGGCGGCCATTCGCCATGCGCAGCAGCTTCGGTTCGGCTATCACGGGCTCAAAAACAGCTACAAATCGCTGGCCATGCTGGTGAATGTGTTATTCCAGCGCGTGATGTTACGCTATCGCGACATGTCGGTTGTGCTTGATGTGAAGCTGTTCCAAGGCGACTTCCACGTGTAA
- a CDS encoding energy-coupling factor ABC transporter permease: MHIMEGFLPPTWSILWSLAFIPFLIAGLFRIRKLVAADPHNKLLLALCGAFIFVLSALKIPSVTGSCSHPTGVGLATVLFGPLVVSVFGAIVLLFQALLLAHGGITTLGANAVSMAVVGPIVGFLVYRLARKMGCRQGLAIFLCAFIADLATYLVTSVQLGIVFPDPASGMMASIFKFMAIFCTTQVPIAIAEGLLTTMMYNLIQKNLPAKAAQWQ; encoded by the coding sequence ATGCACATTATGGAAGGCTTCCTGCCGCCAACGTGGTCCATCCTGTGGAGCCTCGCGTTTATTCCGTTCCTGATTGCCGGCTTGTTCCGCATTCGCAAGCTGGTGGCCGCCGATCCGCACAATAAATTGCTGCTTGCCTTATGCGGCGCCTTTATTTTTGTCTTGTCCGCTCTCAAAATTCCGTCCGTGACGGGCTCTTGCTCTCATCCGACCGGCGTAGGCCTGGCAACCGTGCTGTTCGGGCCGCTTGTCGTCAGCGTATTTGGCGCGATTGTGCTGCTGTTCCAGGCGCTGCTGCTTGCCCATGGAGGCATCACCACCCTGGGAGCCAATGCGGTGTCGATGGCTGTCGTCGGACCTATCGTCGGGTTTCTCGTCTATCGACTGGCTCGGAAAATGGGCTGCCGTCAAGGCTTGGCCATCTTCCTGTGTGCATTTATCGCCGATCTTGCCACTTATTTGGTGACTTCGGTGCAGCTTGGGATCGTTTTCCCGGACCCGGCCTCCGGCATGATGGCCTCGATTTTCAAGTTCATGGCCATTTTCTGCACGACTCAGGTGCCGATCGCGATTGCGGAAGGCTTGCTCACGACCATGATGTACAACCTGATTCAGAAAAATCTCCCGGCAAAGGCGGCGCAATGGCAATGA
- a CDS encoding ATP-binding cassette domain-containing protein, giving the protein MLSTNHLCYEYEDGQRALDDVSIDLAKGNIIGLVGANGSGKSTLFKLLLGLLKPSGGEVLFHGRPLRYGKKDLLSLRTEVGIVFQDPDQQIFYSSVADDVAFALRNLGRGEEEIAERVNQALATVGAAGFRDKPVQYLSYGQKKRVAIAGALVLDTQWLLLDEPTAGLDPEGRQMMMELIRELAEAGNKILISSHDIDLIYEICNYVYILKQGRVLQEGAETEVFADAALVQAAGLTQPWLVKLHARMGLPLCKTEDELFRC; this is encoded by the coding sequence ATGTTATCCACGAATCATCTCTGCTATGAATATGAAGACGGCCAGCGGGCGCTGGATGATGTCTCGATTGATTTGGCGAAAGGCAATATTATCGGGCTCGTCGGCGCCAATGGCTCGGGGAAATCGACGCTGTTCAAGCTGCTGCTCGGTCTGCTGAAGCCGTCAGGCGGGGAAGTGCTGTTCCATGGGCGGCCGCTCCGCTACGGCAAGAAGGATCTGTTGTCTTTGCGGACCGAAGTGGGAATTGTTTTTCAGGACCCGGATCAGCAAATTTTTTATTCGAGCGTGGCGGATGATGTCGCTTTTGCTCTCCGGAATCTGGGGAGGGGAGAAGAGGAGATCGCGGAACGGGTCAATCAAGCGTTGGCGACGGTTGGCGCAGCGGGCTTCCGCGATAAGCCTGTGCAGTATTTGAGCTACGGGCAGAAGAAGCGGGTAGCGATTGCCGGGGCGCTGGTGCTCGATACGCAATGGCTGCTGCTTGATGAGCCTACGGCGGGGCTCGATCCGGAAGGCAGACAGATGATGATGGAGCTGATCCGGGAATTGGCCGAAGCAGGGAACAAAATACTGATTTCGAGTCATGATATTGATTTGATTTATGAAATTTGCAATTACGTGTATATATTGAAGCAAGGGCGTGTCCTGCAGGAGGGAGCGGAGACGGAGGTATTCGCCGACGCAGCCCTGGTGCAAGCGGCCGGCCTGACCCAGCCTTGGCTCGTCAAGCTGCACGCCCGGATGGGACTGCCGTTATGCAAGACGGAAGACGAGCTGTTCCGGTGTTGA